In Manis javanica isolate MJ-LG chromosome X, MJ_LKY, whole genome shotgun sequence, the DNA window CAATTTGAGCTGTCCTCAGCATGCCATACATTCTGTCAATGTACCTGCTCTATACTAACATCTTTGAATATGTTGTAAATTAAATGTCTTAGAATGGATATGCTGAAGCAAAACTAAACTGAGTCTGGAAGCTTCAGCATGTTGAAACTCATCAATCATTCAcccatttgtttatccatctgtccaccctttcattcatttaagaaatatgtttCGAGTTCTTACTCTGTGCCAAGCATAGTGTTAATATCTGGAGATACTGCAGTGCACAAGAGAGGCAAGAATTCTGCCTCATAAAGCTTATGTTCTAATGAAGACatagtaaacaaataaaatgctGAATGAGATAAACTTTTATAGAGCTAATACTGTAAGTGAGATTTTAAATGGTGGTGTGATGATAACCAGCGTGTGGAGGGGAGACTACAGTTGGGCTGAGACTTAAGTGATAAGAGCCAGCAAAGGAGAGATCAGGCGTAAGAATCTTCCAGACAGAGAAAACAGCAAATACAGAAGTCCTTCTACAGGCATAGCTCTGTACACAAGCCTCCAGGGGAGGATCAGTAGGGCCTTTGTTATCCATTAATTAAGAAAAAGTTCGAGGATCATATGAAAGTGGTAATATGACTGTAGACTTGCAAAATTTTATGGCATAAATGTTTCCTTGCTCTGTTATTCTTTATGGATCTGTAGCCTTAAGAGATAGGTAAATAAGTTATAGAAATGTGGAAATTATTTCAGAGTGATGTTTTTGCTTACTGTGCCATCTATGTGGTGATTCATCCAGTAGACTTCTTGAACATCTGTGTAGCTTaacaaagcaagaaaaatcaAGTCAGTGGCCACTACAGAAAATACGGGAGCTGCAAGTATGAAACTGTGTTTCTTGTTCTGTAATTGTTATGGATAGATGCAATAGCAGCACACTTGTGTTAAGACTCACTAAATTCAGTCACTGTGTTAGATACTTGGTATACATGGAGTTCCAGCCTAGAAGAGAGATAGACACAAATATTGACCTCTGCTCCAGTGTTTTAAGTGCTGTAATAGGGGTAGTGCCACAGTACTATAAGGAAATGCAGTCCCCTACATAAGACTTTAAACATTTACTAtttaatggaaatttaaaaaattcagacatTAAGAGTGATTGACAATTTCTATATTGAGGAGGCATTctcaataaaaagttaaatagtATAAAACCCTAGGGAATCCATTTCTCattattaacacattttaaaaaattctatagcCTCTAATGATATGACCTctaccaaatggaaaaaaaaaattgcttttcttaTTCTAGCTTAGATACTTAGCAGAAACTGAATGTAATTCGTGCAGACTTAGAAAATGGGACTCAAACTAGAGTTTTAATTCAgggaaatatatttgtaataaagAAAAGGGGACAGTTATGATTATGTGTATCTAGAATGTGAAACTATGAATTATTAGTACAACGAATGTGTTGATGATGTTTTCCTCCCAGTCTTTTTCCCAAACCACTTACATAATTATGGCAAAGTGATGCAGCTAAGGAGCTGTGATGGGATAATGAGTTCTAGAAATAACCCCATGTATATTGGAGATTAAGCTAAAAATGAGTGATCAGATAAATGCATTTAATGACTTTTTAAGATTAATCTACAACATGGGAGTAAtgtagttaggaaggaaaagTTGGGAATTGGTGAATGCTTTAGACTAATTTGATTAACTAACATGCTAATTGGAGACTATACTGTTTTACATTTTGAGAACTACTTTCTCGTTTTTTGAGATAGGCCAGTACTCTCATATATTTCAATAGATTTAGGTTATATATActgttttatattaaattttgttgACTATATTTTGTGGGTTAGAACATAAATGTCTTAActaggaaaattaataaaatgatttctaAATGTTCATCCTGTAGGCTAGGGAAGGCCAGCTAATATTAAGCCAAATATCTGGATTGTAAATTTAGGGATCCTGGTTAGTGACACCTTATGCATCTAAAACCCATATTCTGTTCAAGCCATGAGCACTAGCAatgtaattttcctttaaatgagGCTAAGGAGAGTGTTGAAATATACAGAACATGATTTTACAGTATCAATTCTATGACCAAGAAATTTTAAGCACCCTGCACGTATCTTTATACAGTAAAAATTCACATtctatgcattattttatttcaaaagttaaaaaaatcctattttctaaaatggtatctttttttctttttatagggaGGGTTGAAAAACAGCAAACATGAATGCACCCTGTCTTCACAAGAATATGTTCATGAATTACGATCTGGTATTTCAGATGAGAAACTTCTTAACTGCCTTGAATCTCTGAGGGTTTCTTTAACCAGCAATCCTGTCAGGTAGGTGGTTCTTAGTGTTTTGGTATGATTCATACAATTTGTACCATATATAGTTTTTGAGAATATAATCAGTGGTGTAATTTTAACCTTAGGATTTTCTGactagaagtctgatgttagctaaTAAAACACCAATGTCTGATTGAGGTGGTGAGCATTTCAATAATATAGTTAATCTGGTCTCTAATGTGTGATGTAAAGAGTACAGATATTACTTGGAtgtttaattcttctttgatTACATAAAACATGGATCCATAaattaaatacacacatttaCATGGAAATCTGTGTGCTCAGataatgattatatatttatttgtaaaacaaattaaGTATATTAGCTCtattatattattcctttttaacTTGAGAAgtaaatatgattttatattcttctaCAAGTTTTAGGTATACTATTCACACATTTCTGTAATTTGGGatagcaaaaattaaataattttaacccAATAAAAGAAGTGAGAGGCAGTATTAATAAACTCAAAACTCTACATATTTAGGCTCTTACTTAacaaaaaaggatttttaaagccTTAAGTTAATTACTTCCCAAATAAAATGTTGTTATAAGGAAAATAGATTTTCagtgtaatatgaaaatattatggGATCTACTTACACAACTGGTGAACTCTAAGTTAAGAAATTACTGAATTAGTGTACATAgaaactacatttttattttattcatgttttttctAGTATATAATGGGACCCACAGCTTGTATTTCTCCTACTTCTCCACAAAGCCTCAAAAGTAATTTAGAGCTCATTTGGATTTATGTgtaaattgaaatatttattcttaCCTATAGTGCACTTGACAGaataactggaaaaaaacaattctacaataaaagaaaattaaaaggcaatGATAAGATGTCACTTGCCTTTGAATATGATAATCATTCAAAGGTGGATGTCTGGCCATTTCTTCTGGATTGTATCTGGTTTTAATGATTTTAGCAAAGATGTGCGTTTTCTGAGAAGAGTAACTGGGgtggtgttttttttctcccagcttgTAACCTACGTTACCCTACTATGGTACATTTATGTTCTCTGAAAATACCTGTTGGAATGGCTTTTGCTTGAATGAGTGAAAAGATGAATCTCTAAGAAGTGACTGTAGAAGAAGTGGCATTTGGGAATGAAGTGGGGATGAGGAAACCtagtaaaatatgtttttatgtaaatgaaaataaagtcttGAAATTACACATGGGGCTTTCAAAATGTATCCCAGCAACTACCAGACAACTCTAGAGAATTATGGGATAGAGTGAGAAGGTGGCAGGTCCTGACTGGCTGGAGGCAGCTGCATTCTGATAGGTCATTGGTTTAATAGGTCCTGCGAGGCTGCTTGTGTCATCATAAGCCCAAGCATTCAAGCGGTAGTGAGAACCCGTTTGCAGAGTTCACTGACAAGAGCCAAATCCTTCGCATCCTCTCTCTGCATTGTCTTTAAGATGAGTGAGAATGGGTTTGGGAACTACCAGGTGGAGCCGGTGAAGCAATGGTAGAGCATCTCAAGGCAGTGCAACTTCTGCTGCTAAGGCCCCAAGATCCAGGGCCCAAATCTGGGACATTATACCTTCTTGTAAAAACCAGCTGCTCACCTCCACCATGGTTGTTGATAAGGTCTTCAAGATAAGGGAAATCGAGATTTCCCAGGTCTCTTTCATGGGGATAatcaggcaggcagagagagctcCAAACTACATTCACTACAAAATTGATTATGTGACCACCAAGCCTATTGAGGtcctccaggggctgggcagagaTAAGCAAAGCAGGGGATGACTATGTTTCCAGTGGGAGTATATATCAAAGTGATCAGCATCCTCAAATATTCTGTGGAAGTGAAGATCCTTGAGATACTGAAAATCTGAGTCCGGTATGACATGAACGGGTTCACCACACATATCCTGGAAATGGACAACACACCCACGATGCTGAAGAAAGCCCGCCAAGCAGGTGCTGGGCAAAGTAGCCAGTTGCCACATCAGAAATGGAGGAAGCCGAAAAGAATAGTGGGTGCCGTTGTCGACTTCATCTACAAGGAGGTTCTGCGTTTAATTTACAATTGTCCTTGTTGGGAAGGCAAAGAGCATCCACAAGTTCCAGACCGAGCTTCTCAGCCTGAGCCTCAGAGCCAGCAAGGAAGCTAGTGACTATCCGACCGTCGAGGACCATATCTACCCCACTGTGGATGGGGAGCATTCTAAACCTGCTGATTGAAGACGtgaaaagatttttcattttccaaagacaCTCATCACCAGCTATGAGTTTGAACTGTTGACTTTTAGGAAgtaggttttttgttgttgtttttttttctttcaataaaagctCTCAACTGGCATCCTTTGGAATCTTGCTGCTTTTCCAGCTACTTGGAACTTTTCTGTTTTGAAGCTCAGAGGGAGATGGTAGTGGATAAGCTGACTGGACTTTTCATAGCATTTACCAGCAAGCAAATGCAAACACTTCGGATGGatgaatttggggaagaaaagacagaaaaagttgAAAATTATTATTGTGTAGCAGCTTCTTTTTCTGAAATATCTATGTATTAGGAGAAAGTAGATGCAGTCAGAGAGCCAGGTAAGAgacaaaaaaccacaaaaaattctgttgtttgtacTTTAGACTTATTTTCTAGGTTTGCATTTAGCTTATTATAGTCCTATTATCTCTTGCTAAGTATAGTAATTGAAATGTGCTAAAGACAGCAAATTatagatttatttaatttatggATTCAAATGCTCAGTATAAGTGTTTATTCAGTGATTTGCTCTTATTACCATAGgtttatggttttttaaaaataaggttatCCTATGTTAAACAGCTTCatctttgaataatttttttcttataatgtgaTTAAATTTAGTGATTATTTCAAATACAGTATGATGATAGACTAAATTACAGTGTTTTAGTTACATGATACATGGATTCCAGACATTGCTAGGAAAATAGTAACTAAAAAAGAAACCTTCTCAGCTGCCTTTGTGCCTGGGAACTGATGTGTTAGGATATGTACACCTGAATTTAAGGCTGAGGACCAACCCTTTTTCTCCTCCATCCTCAGATGGGAACTGTCCTCACGCTATGTTCCTTGGCTTTCTTTTTAGCTTTGTCAGTTACCCCAGCACTTCTACCCATCTTATTCTTTAGAAGAGATTCATGTACTTTAGTGGGATTCTGCCACAGGTAAGGGACTGCAATGGAAGAATAGTACGTAGGTCTGGCTATAATGTCAGTGaaaatcaataaacatttttaaacagaaaacaattGGATTGTCTTATCTATGCATATTTGGTGCATGTTAGGGATAGcggatttaaaaaatacatttaaaaccaTCTACTTGGCATCCATActagtttttcagtttttagacAGTGAACAACTTGgcgagggttcccctgtctctcTGGGTGTTCCGTATATGTGAGCCAAACCTCTGAAGGTAAGATATGAATCCTGACGAAATACTGTCAACCATTTTGGTCAGGGACATTAAGCCTGAGGAAACTGGAGAACATAATTGATGATTATAATCCACTTGGGGTTGTTTTTGAAATGCATGTGTTTCTGAAATAACacagtaaatttgaaaatattttcaagtcaaaGCTGATATTATTACTGTGGCTATAATTGTTAGTaataattttattgcttttaccTACCAAACTTAGATTTATATTTTGAGTATGATCTGAGAAATATAAATCCTTGTATTTTTTAGACTTGCATTAACTTTTTATGGTGAATCAGAAAAGGTCACtactaagaattatttttattcattaaactTGTAGTGTGTGCCTACTATATGCACTTaagttttaacttttattttaatgagcTTAAATACAATTGGCTTCTAAAATGCTTATTAAAagtaatagttaatattttaacatttacataGTACTTCTTATTGCAAGGCACTGCtctaagagagagagagtgtgtgtgtgtttgtgtgtgtgcgtgtgtgtgtctttgtgccTCTTAGTATATTTCCAGGTCAGACCTCTCTTAAAATTCAAACTGTCTCCAAATGTCTTCCTGGATGCCCTGTTGGCATAtttaaagacatttcaaaaataatattgaaaaacatttacatatatagCACTTTCTATCCCCTGGGAAGTGTTTTAAGAACTTGAAATGTGCACATACCACCAAAGTATCTTTAATATTAGTATTGctctcattttgtagatgaggaactCGAGGCACGGAAAGATAAAGTAAATTGCTCCATTTTAAGGTTAAGTGGCCATTAAGTGTCAAGCTCAGATTCCAACCCAGGTAGTGTGTCTTTAGAACCTGGGCCCTTAACCACTTTTTTATACCATATCACAAAAGGGAAAGTCTTTTAAATATTCTCCTTTCACTCTTGGCACATACtaaatattttgcctttatttctttcattaaagttTGCctgacttgaattttaaaaagtatgaaatcTTCCAGCAAAAAGTATAAAGGAGAATATAAAAGACCTGTGTATTCATTTACCAGTTTAAGAAACAAAACTTT includes these proteins:
- the RPA4 gene encoding LOW QUALITY PROTEIN: replication protein A 30 kDa subunit (The sequence of the model RefSeq protein was modified relative to this genomic sequence to represent the inferred CDS: inserted 1 base in 1 codon; deleted 1 base in 1 codon; substituted 1 base at 1 genomic stop codon), with protein sequence MYPSNYQTTLENYGIEASQGSATSAAKAPRSRAQIWDIIPSCKNQLLTSTMVVDKVFKIREIEISQVSFMGIIRQAERAPNYIHYKIDYVTTKPIEVLQGLGRDKXKQGMTMFPVGVYIKVISILKYSVEVKILEILKIXVRYDMNGFTTHILEMDNTPTMLKKARQAGAGQSSQLPHQKWRKPKRIVGAVVDFIYKEVLRLIYNCPCWEGKSIHKFQTELLSLSLRASKEASDYPTVEDHIYPTVDGEHSKPAD